A stretch of the Cellulomonas sp. WB94 genome encodes the following:
- a CDS encoding RNA degradosome polyphosphate kinase — translation MAEENGRFQDGVTERLRGGRPLAPQLAAHIAEHIATEDAPQTQAEYERTERVALPDDRFLDREISWLAFNQRVLELAEDPDEPLLERVRFLAIFASNLDEFFMVRVAGLKRRIATGIAVTAASGLSPRQVLEEISARAHELTARHSRVFAEQVQPALAAEGITLVRWDELQEAEQERLHKYFRRQIFPVLTPLAVDPAHPFPYISGLSLNLAVMLVNPATGKEHFARVKVPPLLPRYIAVDAKGRPSAPTAKTTGGKLGPTSFVPLEDVISQHLDHLFPGMEVLEQHTFRVTRNEDVEVEEDDAENLLQAMEKELLRRRFGPPVRLELADGTSPRIRELLTRELGVVPAEVYDMPAPLDHTGLHLIADIERSDLHFPNFVPSTHRLLAEVESATPTDIFAAIRAHDVLLHHPYDSFSTSVQTFLQQAAADPAVLAIKQTLYRTSGDSPIVDSLIDAAEAGKQVLALVEIKARFDEEANISWARKLEQAGVHVVYGIVGLKTHCKLSLVVRQESDGLRRYCHVGTGNYNPKTARMYTDLGLLTCDPDVGQDLTRLFNQLSGYAPKSRFHRLLVAPRSVRSGLIERIDREAAAARDGRPAWIKIKVNSMVDEDTIDALYRASQAGVPVDLVVRGICALRPGVPGLSETVRVRSILGRFLEHSRIFAFAASDGVLSMSGGVPARASDGPEVFIGSADLMHRNLDRRVEALVRIADPDEITELIDLLTESADDRTASWHLEADGTWVRHHVGPTGPLRNLQTELIARQRRRFGSAR, via the coding sequence ATGGCGGAGGAGAACGGCCGGTTCCAGGACGGCGTGACCGAGCGCCTGCGCGGCGGCCGCCCGCTCGCACCCCAGCTGGCCGCGCACATCGCCGAGCACATCGCGACCGAGGACGCACCCCAGACGCAGGCCGAGTACGAGCGCACCGAACGCGTGGCGCTCCCCGACGACCGGTTCCTCGACCGCGAGATCAGCTGGCTCGCGTTCAACCAGCGCGTCCTCGAGCTCGCGGAGGACCCCGACGAGCCGCTGCTCGAGCGGGTCCGCTTCCTCGCGATCTTCGCCTCGAACCTCGACGAGTTCTTCATGGTGCGGGTCGCCGGGCTCAAGCGGCGGATCGCGACCGGGATCGCCGTGACGGCCGCGTCGGGGCTGAGCCCGCGGCAGGTGCTCGAGGAGATCAGCGCGCGCGCCCACGAGCTGACGGCCCGCCACTCGCGCGTCTTCGCCGAGCAGGTCCAGCCCGCGCTCGCGGCCGAGGGCATCACGCTCGTGCGCTGGGACGAGCTGCAGGAGGCCGAGCAGGAGCGCCTGCACAAGTACTTCCGCCGCCAGATCTTCCCCGTGCTGACGCCGCTCGCCGTCGACCCCGCGCACCCGTTCCCCTACATCTCCGGGCTCTCGCTCAACCTCGCGGTCATGCTCGTCAACCCCGCGACCGGCAAGGAGCACTTCGCCCGCGTCAAGGTCCCGCCGCTGCTCCCCCGCTACATCGCGGTCGACGCGAAGGGCCGCCCGAGCGCACCGACCGCCAAGACGACCGGCGGCAAGCTCGGCCCCACGTCGTTCGTGCCGCTCGAGGACGTCATCTCCCAGCACCTCGACCACCTGTTCCCGGGCATGGAGGTGCTCGAGCAGCACACGTTCCGGGTGACCCGCAACGAGGACGTCGAGGTCGAGGAGGACGACGCCGAGAACCTCCTGCAGGCCATGGAGAAGGAGCTGCTGCGGCGCCGGTTCGGCCCGCCCGTCCGGCTCGAGCTCGCCGACGGCACGAGCCCGCGCATCCGCGAGCTGCTCACACGCGAGCTCGGGGTCGTCCCGGCCGAGGTCTACGACATGCCCGCGCCCCTGGACCACACCGGCCTGCACCTCATCGCCGACATCGAGCGCTCGGACCTGCACTTCCCCAACTTCGTCCCGTCCACGCACCGGCTCCTCGCCGAGGTCGAGTCGGCGACCCCGACCGACATCTTCGCGGCGATCCGCGCGCACGACGTTCTGCTGCACCACCCGTACGACTCGTTCTCGACGTCGGTCCAGACGTTCCTGCAGCAAGCCGCCGCCGACCCGGCGGTCCTCGCCATCAAGCAGACGCTGTACCGGACGTCGGGCGACTCCCCCATCGTCGACTCGCTCATCGACGCCGCCGAGGCCGGCAAGCAGGTCCTCGCGCTCGTCGAGATCAAGGCGCGGTTCGACGAGGAGGCGAACATCTCCTGGGCGCGCAAGCTCGAGCAGGCGGGCGTCCACGTCGTGTACGGCATCGTCGGGCTCAAGACCCACTGCAAGCTCAGCCTCGTCGTGCGGCAGGAGTCGGACGGGCTGCGCCGCTACTGCCACGTCGGCACGGGCAACTACAACCCGAAGACCGCGCGCATGTACACCGACCTGGGCCTGCTCACGTGCGACCCCGACGTCGGCCAGGACCTGACGCGGCTGTTCAACCAGCTGTCGGGCTACGCGCCCAAGTCGCGGTTCCACCGGCTGCTCGTCGCGCCGCGCTCGGTCCGCTCGGGGCTCATCGAGCGCATCGACCGGGAGGCCGCCGCCGCCCGGGACGGCCGACCCGCGTGGATCAAGATCAAGGTCAACTCGATGGTCGACGAGGACACGATCGACGCGCTGTACCGCGCCTCGCAGGCCGGCGTGCCGGTCGACCTCGTCGTGCGCGGCATCTGCGCGCTGCGGCCGGGCGTGCCGGGCCTGAGCGAGACCGTCCGGGTGCGCTCGATCCTCGGCCGGTTCCTCGAGCACTCCCGCATCTTCGCGTTCGCCGCGTCCGACGGCGTGCTGAGCATGAGCGGCGGCGTCCCGGCGCGGGCCTCGGACGGTCCCGAGGTGTTCATCGGCTCGGCCGACCTGATGCACCGCAACCTGGACCGGCGCGTCGAGGCGCTCGTGCGGATCGCCGACCCCGACGAGATCACCGAGCTGATCGACCTGCTGACCGAGTCGGCCGACGACCGCACCGCGTCGTGGCACCTCGAGGCCGACGGCACGTGGGTCCGCCACCACGTCGGACCGACCGGCCCGCTGCGCAACCTGCAGACCGAGCTCATCGCCCGCCAGCGTCGACGCTTCGGTTCCGCCCGGTGA
- a CDS encoding ABC transporter permease: MFLAWRELSFARSRFGLMGGVVALIAVLVVLLSGLSSCLVTDGVSGLQRVPATAFAFAGGTKTDSAFSRSTIDVAEVAAWQGRAGVADAAPFGNLLINAKNQAGLPVDLALFGVEAGSFLAPQAAQGAALGTTPDDIVVSRTALDAGLAIGDVITVDRLGTTMTVIGATSDQHTFGHVDVAYVPLRLWQELHAGTGPGDPVRADAYSEATAVALRAVDGATIDLAAGDAAVGTTSMTRAASFAASPGYTAETSTLMLIQVFLYAISALVVGSFFMVWTIHRQHELAVLRAMGASTSYLLRDGLVQALLILVSATALGVGVGVAGGGLLSGTSMPFALEAPAIGLGSGLLVVLGMIGAAAAIVRITRIDPLAALGGQR, from the coding sequence ATGTTCTTGGCCTGGCGCGAGCTGAGCTTCGCACGTTCCCGGTTCGGCCTCATGGGAGGTGTCGTCGCGCTCATCGCCGTGCTCGTGGTCCTGCTCTCAGGGCTGTCGTCCTGCCTGGTGACCGACGGCGTCTCGGGGCTGCAGCGCGTCCCCGCCACCGCCTTCGCCTTCGCGGGCGGCACCAAGACCGACTCCGCCTTCTCGCGCAGCACGATCGACGTCGCCGAGGTGGCGGCGTGGCAGGGTCGCGCCGGCGTCGCCGATGCGGCACCGTTCGGCAACCTGCTCATCAACGCGAAGAACCAGGCCGGACTGCCCGTCGACCTCGCCCTGTTCGGTGTCGAGGCCGGCTCGTTCCTCGCCCCGCAGGCCGCGCAGGGTGCGGCGCTCGGCACCACGCCGGACGACATCGTCGTCAGCCGGACGGCCCTCGATGCAGGTCTCGCGATCGGCGACGTCATCACCGTCGACCGGCTCGGCACCACGATGACCGTGATCGGCGCGACCAGCGACCAGCACACGTTCGGTCATGTCGACGTGGCCTACGTACCGCTGCGCCTCTGGCAGGAGCTGCACGCCGGCACGGGTCCGGGCGACCCCGTGCGCGCGGACGCCTACTCCGAGGCGACCGCCGTCGCCCTGCGAGCCGTCGACGGTGCGACGATCGATCTCGCAGCCGGCGACGCCGCGGTCGGCACCACGAGCATGACGCGCGCGGCGTCGTTCGCCGCCTCGCCGGGCTACACGGCCGAGACCTCGACCCTGATGCTCATCCAGGTGTTCCTCTACGCGATCTCGGCGCTCGTCGTCGGCTCGTTCTTCATGGTCTGGACCATCCACCGGCAGCACGAGCTGGCGGTGCTGCGGGCCATGGGCGCCTCGACGTCCTACCTGCTGCGCGACGGCCTGGTGCAGGCGCTCCTCATTCTTGTGAGTGCGACCGCGCTCGGCGTGGGCGTCGGCGTGGCCGGAGGTGGGCTCTTGTCCGGTACCAGCATGCCGTTCGCGCTCGAGGCGCCGGCGATCGGACTCGGCTCGGGGCTGCTCGTCGTGCTCGGCATGATCGGTGCGGCCGCAGCGATCGTCCGCATCACCCGGATCGACCCGCTCGCGGCGCTCGGAGGACAGCGATGA
- a CDS encoding ABC transporter ATP-binding protein produces the protein MSTTRGASATTERDPGLRLTGVTLRLGDGDSVVTALDDVHLDVQPGELVAVVGPSGSGKSSLLAVAGTLTTPDEGTVVIDGVDLATLSAKGRARFRREHIGFVFQSGNLLPALTAIDQLRLVAHVAGRHQASRDPLELLADVGMTAKATRRPHELSGGERQRVGIARALMTKPSLLLVDEPTAALDRARSQEVVELLARETRRSGVATVMVTHDHDVLHHCDRVLEMVDGRLSR, from the coding sequence ATGAGCACCACCCGGGGCGCGAGCGCGACGACCGAGCGTGACCCCGGTCTTCGCCTGACCGGGGTCACGCTCCGGCTCGGAGACGGCGACAGCGTCGTCACGGCGCTCGACGACGTCCACCTCGACGTCCAGCCTGGCGAGCTCGTCGCCGTCGTCGGCCCGTCGGGCTCGGGCAAGTCGAGCCTGCTCGCCGTCGCGGGCACGCTCACTACGCCGGACGAGGGCACTGTCGTCATCGACGGCGTCGACCTGGCGACCCTGAGCGCGAAGGGTCGGGCCCGGTTCCGCCGGGAGCACATCGGATTCGTCTTCCAGTCCGGGAACCTCCTGCCGGCTCTCACCGCGATCGACCAGCTGCGGCTCGTCGCCCACGTCGCGGGCCGCCATCAGGCGTCGCGCGACCCGCTCGAGCTGCTTGCCGACGTCGGCATGACGGCCAAGGCGACGCGTCGCCCGCACGAGCTGTCGGGCGGTGAGCGGCAGCGCGTCGGGATCGCCCGGGCGCTCATGACCAAGCCCTCGTTGCTCCTCGTCGACGAGCCCACCGCGGCCCTCGACCGGGCGCGGAGCCAGGAGGTCGTCGAGCTGCTCGCCCGCGAGACGAGGCGGTCCGGCGTCGCGACCGTCATGGTCACGCACGACCACGACGTGCTGCACCACTGCGACCGGGTGCTCGAGATGGTCGACGGTCGGCTGTCGCGCTAG
- a CDS encoding DUF47 family protein: MRLRLTPRDNTFFDLFAASAQHLVTGANLLSEMLGADRAGRKEINKRIGEAEHLADEATHSIMRRLNQTFVTPFDRDDIYMLAASLDDCMDYMEEASDLIVLYKLEALPARVADQVQVLQRAAELTAEAMPRLRSMSDLAEYWVEINRLENQADKAHRKLLAQLFDEITDPILLMKLKEVVEKLEDAADAFEKVANTVETIALKES; this comes from the coding sequence GTGCGCCTGCGCCTGACGCCGCGTGACAACACCTTCTTCGATCTCTTCGCCGCCTCGGCGCAACACCTCGTGACAGGGGCCAACCTCCTCAGCGAGATGCTCGGCGCCGACCGCGCCGGCCGCAAGGAGATCAACAAGCGCATCGGCGAGGCCGAGCACCTGGCCGACGAGGCCACGCACTCGATCATGCGACGCCTCAACCAGACGTTCGTGACACCGTTCGACCGCGACGACATCTACATGCTCGCCGCGAGCCTCGACGACTGCATGGACTACATGGAGGAGGCGTCGGACCTCATCGTGCTCTACAAGCTCGAGGCGCTCCCGGCGCGCGTCGCGGACCAGGTCCAGGTGCTCCAGCGGGCCGCCGAGCTCACCGCCGAGGCGATGCCCCGGCTGCGCTCGATGTCCGACCTCGCCGAGTACTGGGTCGAGATCAACCGCCTCGAGAACCAGGCCGACAAGGCCCACCGCAAGCTGCTGGCCCAGCTGTTCGACGAGATCACCGACCCGATCCTCCTCATGAAGCTCAAGGAGGTCGTCGAGAAGCTCGAGGACGCGGCGGACGCCTTCGAGAAGGTGGCCAACACGGTCGAGACCATCGCGCTCAAGGAGTCCTGA
- a CDS encoding phosphatidylglycerol lysyltransferase domain-containing protein, translated as MPHPTSTLDDWRRRDRVRTQAAVGVAVVGVVGILSAVSVPMYRRLAVVLEILPFHVPRAAASTLVLVSFALLLTARGLRRGQRLAWGATLALLLVSATLNVVKGLDVEEAALALAAAVWLAPHRGAFPVLPSTSAVRRAVVLGVGGTVGALLLGTGMSMAFGHRHHPRLGESARAVAERLGGSSLLPLPGVGHFVTPALVAVGVGIVISTLWVLLSPRQGRHLTGATHVAERERARAVVAAYGGGTLDYFALRDDKDWFFAGRSVVAHSVRRGVCLVSPDPIGPADERELVWAEFMAYAERGGWSIAVIGAGEGWLGIYEASGLRPVYLGDEAVVDCATFSLDGRSMKSLRGAYGRVTRAGFTATFVNPCDLGPDERAELESLAAANRRGAAERGYSMTLSRLFNPHDRDLMLTVVRDSAGVAQAFLQWVPAAGLHGWSLDVMRRSPDRSLPNGLIDFAVLATIFHVAPSGGALSLNFAVLREVLVGDSQTAGARLSRAALRGVSGHAQVESLWKFNAKFDPRWQPRFAVLDSVEFVATQGLVMAGAEGVTELPVVGRFLGRGA; from the coding sequence GTGCCCCATCCGACCTCCACCCTGGACGACTGGCGTCGCCGCGACCGCGTGCGCACCCAGGCTGCCGTCGGCGTCGCGGTCGTCGGGGTCGTGGGCATCCTCTCGGCCGTCAGCGTCCCGATGTACCGCCGCCTCGCCGTGGTGCTCGAGATCCTGCCGTTCCACGTGCCCCGCGCGGCGGCGTCGACCCTCGTGCTCGTGTCGTTCGCGCTCCTGCTGACCGCGCGTGGCCTGCGCCGTGGGCAGCGGCTGGCCTGGGGGGCGACGCTCGCGCTGCTGCTCGTCTCCGCCACGCTGAACGTCGTCAAGGGCCTCGACGTCGAGGAGGCCGCGCTGGCGCTCGCGGCGGCTGTGTGGCTCGCGCCTCATCGTGGGGCGTTCCCCGTGCTCCCGTCCACGTCAGCGGTCCGCCGGGCCGTTGTGCTCGGGGTCGGCGGGACGGTCGGCGCGCTGCTGCTCGGCACCGGGATGTCGATGGCGTTCGGGCACCGCCACCACCCCCGGCTCGGCGAGTCGGCCCGCGCTGTCGCCGAACGGCTCGGCGGCAGCTCGCTCCTCCCGCTGCCCGGCGTCGGGCACTTCGTCACGCCGGCCCTCGTGGCGGTCGGCGTCGGCATCGTCATCTCGACGCTGTGGGTCCTGCTGTCGCCGCGACAGGGGCGTCACCTCACCGGCGCGACGCACGTCGCCGAACGCGAGCGGGCGCGGGCCGTGGTCGCCGCGTACGGCGGGGGGACGCTCGACTACTTCGCCCTGCGCGACGACAAGGACTGGTTCTTCGCGGGCCGCAGCGTCGTCGCGCACTCGGTCCGGCGCGGCGTGTGCCTCGTGTCGCCCGACCCGATCGGGCCGGCCGACGAGCGCGAGCTCGTGTGGGCCGAATTCATGGCGTATGCGGAGCGCGGCGGCTGGTCGATCGCGGTGATCGGGGCCGGCGAGGGGTGGCTCGGCATCTACGAGGCGTCGGGCCTGCGTCCGGTCTACCTCGGCGACGAGGCGGTCGTCGACTGCGCGACGTTCAGCCTCGACGGCCGGTCGATGAAGAGCCTGCGCGGCGCGTACGGACGGGTCACGCGTGCGGGGTTCACCGCGACCTTCGTGAACCCGTGCGACCTCGGGCCGGACGAGCGGGCCGAGCTCGAGAGCCTCGCGGCGGCGAACCGGCGCGGCGCCGCCGAGCGCGGGTACTCGATGACGCTGTCGCGGCTGTTCAACCCGCACGACCGCGACCTGATGCTCACCGTGGTGCGGGACTCGGCCGGCGTGGCGCAGGCGTTCCTGCAGTGGGTGCCGGCCGCGGGCCTCCACGGCTGGTCGCTCGACGTGATGCGCCGCAGCCCCGACCGCTCGCTGCCGAACGGCCTCATCGACTTCGCCGTGCTCGCGACGATCTTCCACGTCGCGCCGAGCGGCGGTGCGCTCTCGCTCAACTTCGCGGTCCTCCGGGAGGTGCTCGTCGGCGACTCGCAGACCGCCGGGGCCCGGTTGTCCCGTGCGGCGCTGCGCGGGGTCTCGGGCCACGCGCAGGTCGAGTCGCTATGGAAGTTCAACGCCAAGTTCGACCCGCGCTGGCAGCCGCGGTTCGCGGTGCTCGACTCGGTCGAGTTCGTGGCGACGCAGGGGCTCGTCATGGCGGGCGCCGAGGGCGTGACCGAGCTGCCGGTCGTCGGGCGGTTCCTGGGTCGCGGCGCGTGA
- a CDS encoding alpha/beta hydrolase-fold protein has product MDSPQPVPAPTLPRDVLVALSDNHDLLSTWWPAVVAAGVAVALVVLAVARRRRGRRAWPARTGAGVALVVAAALGLNAWVGYVPSVAAAALLLTSHESVGTAATGGVVPVTIAAPAALRMPTSTTWVYTPPGYDPSASTRYPVVYLVHGTPGTSADWMSGGDIAHVMDVLIAHHLVRPMIVVAPDVNGVGQSDTECLDSTRGGSQVETYLNQVVVPWVDAHYTTAADWSHRAIGGMSSGGFCALDQGLRHPELYGAIIALEAYDNPGSGGRAMLATDAEIAAHSPRRYLPTMTFAHPVTVFLAAGGAARGGDASEAAGLAAQLTARGQSVLYRIEPGQFHTWTMARTAIPYGLRAISAALAP; this is encoded by the coding sequence GTGGACAGCCCGCAGCCGGTGCCCGCGCCGACGCTGCCGCGCGACGTGCTGGTCGCCCTGAGCGACAACCATGACCTGCTGTCCACGTGGTGGCCGGCCGTCGTCGCCGCCGGCGTCGCGGTGGCGCTCGTCGTCCTGGCGGTGGCGCGTCGTCGTCGCGGCCGGCGCGCGTGGCCCGCGCGCACCGGGGCGGGGGTCGCCCTCGTCGTCGCGGCTGCCCTCGGGCTCAACGCGTGGGTCGGGTACGTCCCGTCCGTCGCCGCGGCCGCGCTGCTGCTGACCTCGCACGAGTCGGTCGGGACGGCCGCGACCGGCGGCGTCGTCCCCGTGACCATCGCCGCCCCTGCCGCGCTGCGCATGCCCACCTCGACGACGTGGGTCTACACCCCGCCGGGCTACGACCCGAGCGCCTCGACCCGCTACCCGGTCGTGTACCTCGTCCACGGCACGCCGGGCACGTCCGCCGACTGGATGTCCGGCGGCGACATCGCGCATGTCATGGACGTGCTGATCGCGCACCACCTCGTGCGGCCGATGATCGTGGTCGCCCCCGACGTCAACGGCGTCGGGCAGAGCGACACCGAGTGTCTCGACTCGACGCGCGGCGGCTCGCAGGTCGAGACGTACCTGAACCAGGTCGTCGTGCCATGGGTGGACGCCCACTACACGACGGCTGCCGACTGGAGCCACCGGGCGATCGGCGGGATGTCGTCGGGCGGCTTCTGCGCGCTCGACCAGGGCCTGCGCCACCCCGAGCTGTACGGCGCGATCATCGCGCTCGAGGCGTACGACAACCCGGGCAGCGGGGGTCGGGCGATGCTCGCGACCGACGCTGAGATCGCGGCGCACTCCCCCCGCCGGTACCTGCCCACGATGACGTTCGCGCACCCCGTGACGGTGTTCCTCGCCGCGGGTGGCGCGGCCCGCGGCGGCGACGCGTCCGAGGCGGCCGGACTCGCTGCCCAGCTCACCGCGCGCGGGCAGTCCGTGCTGTACCGCATCGAGCCGGGCCAGTTCCACACCTGGACGATGGCCCGCACGGCGATCCCGTACGGCCTGCGGGCCATCTCGGCCGCACTCGCGCCGTAG
- the mshD gene encoding mycothiol synthase gives MTPMTLPDVRIETVRGSLEPGMAAAVRSLAATAAAVDGVAPLSEQPLLRLDGTTETDVVHLIARDDVGVVGYAQLDLGAPDASSELVVAPRARGRGIGTTLLARLDALVDAPRHLAVWAHGDLPAARALAAQANLVVVRELWQMSLDLTARPADAPGQGASVLPAGVQVRAFVPGRDEDAWLRLNARAFAHHPEQGRMTRTDLDAREHEPWFDPAGLLLAERDGQLLAAVWTKVHPTDGAEPAVGELYVVGVDPDAQSLGLGTALTALALDHLTDAGLRTAILYTEADNTAAVRTYTRAGFTRSAVDVMFGSGSAPSGTASSPTSGTIGR, from the coding sequence ATGACTCCCATGACCCTCCCCGACGTCCGGATCGAGACGGTTCGCGGATCGCTCGAACCCGGCATGGCTGCCGCTGTCCGGTCGCTCGCGGCCACGGCTGCCGCGGTGGACGGCGTCGCGCCGCTGTCCGAGCAGCCGCTCCTGCGCCTCGACGGCACGACCGAGACGGACGTCGTCCACCTGATCGCGCGCGACGACGTCGGCGTCGTCGGGTACGCCCAACTCGACCTCGGCGCCCCGGACGCGAGCAGCGAGCTCGTCGTGGCGCCGCGGGCGCGCGGACGAGGCATCGGGACGACTCTCCTCGCGCGCCTGGACGCGTTGGTCGACGCGCCACGCCACCTCGCGGTCTGGGCGCACGGCGACCTCCCCGCGGCGCGTGCTCTCGCGGCGCAGGCCAACCTCGTCGTCGTCCGCGAGCTGTGGCAGATGAGCCTCGACCTCACCGCACGCCCGGCGGACGCGCCCGGGCAGGGAGCCTCCGTGCTCCCCGCCGGCGTCCAGGTGCGAGCCTTCGTGCCGGGCCGCGACGAGGACGCGTGGCTCCGGCTCAACGCGCGCGCGTTCGCCCACCACCCCGAGCAGGGCCGCATGACCCGCACCGACCTCGACGCGCGCGAGCACGAGCCGTGGTTCGACCCCGCCGGTCTGCTCCTGGCCGAGCGCGACGGACAGCTGCTCGCAGCCGTCTGGACCAAGGTGCACCCGACCGACGGCGCGGAGCCGGCCGTCGGCGAGCTCTACGTCGTCGGGGTCGACCCCGACGCCCAGAGCCTCGGACTGGGCACCGCGCTGACCGCGCTCGCCCTCGACCACCTGACCGACGCGGGTCTGCGGACCGCGATCCTCTACACCGAGGCCGACAACACGGCCGCGGTGCGCACCTACACGCGCGCCGGGTTCACGCGCAGCGCGGTCGATGTGATGTTCGGTTCCGGATCTGCCCCGTCCGGCACCGCGAGTTCACCGACGAGTGGAACGATAGGCCGATGA
- a CDS encoding NUDIX hydrolase, with protein sequence MKTAAPPVVEAAGALVWRLRQGRLQVVLVHRPRYQDWSWPKGKLDAGESLPGAAVREVSEETGYDVVLGIPLPSLEYPLVDGRVKRVTYWAAQIAGRPDAAALVARPPVPRASTDEIDRTRWLDVAAAAKKLTNVLDCEPLNALVDAHTRGRLVTRAVVIARHGKARRRSTWPGTELDRPLTPVGVLQSAALVPVLSAFGVTDIVTSHWARCRTTIEPYAEATSIVPRDSVHLTEAEHDSSPQRVEAEVDGLLRSGRDVVVCTHRPVLPTVLKVLASHAVHAAEVALPSKDPYLKPGAVLVAHVAHSEKGPRVVATETHRPPVA encoded by the coding sequence GTGAAGACTGCTGCCCCACCCGTCGTCGAGGCAGCGGGCGCGCTGGTCTGGCGGCTGCGCCAGGGCCGGCTGCAGGTCGTGCTCGTGCACCGGCCGCGCTACCAGGACTGGTCCTGGCCCAAGGGCAAGCTCGACGCGGGCGAGTCCCTGCCGGGAGCCGCGGTGCGTGAGGTCTCCGAGGAGACCGGCTACGACGTGGTCCTCGGGATCCCGCTGCCGTCGCTCGAGTACCCGCTCGTCGACGGCCGGGTCAAGCGCGTCACCTACTGGGCCGCGCAGATCGCCGGGCGGCCCGACGCGGCCGCGCTGGTCGCCCGGCCGCCCGTGCCGCGCGCCTCGACCGACGAGATCGACCGGACCCGGTGGCTCGACGTCGCCGCCGCCGCGAAGAAGCTGACGAACGTGCTCGACTGCGAGCCGCTGAACGCGCTCGTCGACGCCCACACCAGGGGCCGGCTCGTGACGCGTGCTGTGGTGATCGCACGGCACGGCAAGGCCCGCCGCCGCTCGACCTGGCCGGGCACCGAGCTGGACCGGCCGCTCACGCCCGTGGGCGTCCTGCAGTCCGCGGCCCTCGTCCCCGTGCTGTCCGCGTTCGGGGTCACCGACATCGTGACGAGCCACTGGGCGCGGTGCCGGACGACCATCGAGCCGTACGCCGAGGCGACCTCGATCGTGCCGCGCGACTCGGTCCACCTGACCGAGGCGGAGCACGACAGCTCACCCCAGCGGGTCGAGGCGGAGGTCGACGGGCTGCTCCGGTCCGGCCGCGACGTCGTCGTGTGCACGCACCGACCGGTCCTGCCGACGGTGCTCAAGGTCCTGGCGTCCCATGCGGTGCACGCCGCCGAGGTGGCACTGCCCTCGAAGGACCCGTACCTCAAGCCGGGCGCCGTGCTGGTGGCGCACGTCGCGCACAGCGAGAAGGGTCCGCGGGTCGTGGCCACCGAGACGCACCGGCCGCCGGTCGCCTGA
- a CDS encoding inorganic phosphate transporter translates to MEIALVVVVVVVALGFDYTNGFHDAANAIATSVSTRALTPRAALLMAAVFNLLGSLLGTGVAHTIGSGIIDIGPEAGVHGLVIVLSGLIGAIAWNLVTWWLGLPSSSTHALIGGLTGAGLASATTVHWAVILDKVVLPMVISPLVGFGLAYVAMVGVLWIVRNMAPTKTQRRFRLAQTASAAAMALGHGLQDAQKTMGVIVLALVAGGFHSGTDIPLWVKLCAASAISLGTYSGGWRIMRTLGRKIIELDPARGFVAETAAASVLYTTAFVFQAPISTTHTITSAIMGVGATKRLSAVRWGVARNIGVAWILTIPMAALVAAAVYTAVRLVGLV, encoded by the coding sequence GTGGAGATCGCGCTCGTCGTCGTCGTGGTGGTCGTCGCCCTCGGCTTCGACTACACCAACGGATTCCACGACGCGGCGAACGCCATCGCGACGTCGGTGTCCACGCGGGCCCTGACACCCCGCGCCGCACTGCTGATGGCCGCCGTGTTCAACCTGCTCGGGTCGCTGCTCGGCACGGGCGTCGCGCACACGATCGGCTCCGGCATCATCGACATCGGCCCTGAGGCCGGGGTGCACGGTCTCGTGATCGTCCTGTCCGGGCTGATCGGCGCGATCGCGTGGAACCTGGTCACGTGGTGGCTCGGCCTGCCGTCGTCCTCGACGCACGCACTGATCGGTGGCCTCACCGGCGCCGGGCTCGCGTCGGCCACGACGGTGCACTGGGCCGTCATCCTGGACAAGGTCGTCCTGCCGATGGTCATCTCGCCGCTCGTGGGCTTCGGGCTCGCGTACGTCGCGATGGTCGGTGTGCTGTGGATCGTCCGGAACATGGCGCCGACGAAGACCCAGCGACGGTTCCGGCTCGCGCAGACGGCCTCGGCCGCCGCCATGGCGCTCGGGCACGGCCTGCAGGACGCGCAGAAGACCATGGGCGTCATCGTGCTCGCGCTCGTCGCGGGCGGGTTCCACAGCGGCACGGACATCCCCCTGTGGGTCAAGCTGTGTGCCGCGTCGGCGATCTCGCTCGGCACGTACTCGGGCGGCTGGCGCATCATGCGCACGCTCGGGCGCAAGATCATCGAGCTCGACCCGGCCCGCGGGTTCGTCGCGGAGACGGCCGCGGCCTCGGTCCTGTACACGACGGCGTTCGTCTTCCAGGCGCCCATCTCGACGACCCACACGATCACCTCGGCGATCATGGGCGTCGGCGCCACGAAGCGGCTGTCCGCGGTCCGCTGGGGCGTCGCCCGGAACATCGGTGTCGCCTGGATCCTGACGATCCCCATGGCGGCTCTCGTCGCCGCGGCCGTCTACACCGCAGTCAGGCTCGTCGGACTCGTCTGA